The proteins below come from a single Corvus hawaiiensis isolate bCorHaw1 chromosome 20, bCorHaw1.pri.cur, whole genome shotgun sequence genomic window:
- the UPK3B gene encoding uroplakin-3b: MCLLCASVSPVTTQACAPIPRRCLGSPAARLPYVPHIPPMALLGKVTATTFALERPCCVFDGHADASDAVWLVVAFANASASFRNPRSRADVPPYKQLPTAHSYMTLETAAAAYSCSAPSSPVLRVGDDTACRDQGRQDPCNGPLPSPGPYRVKFLLMGCRGPKAETRWSEPILLRRAVSPGTIDPAPTRRGSDVVVIASILASLGAVLATAVLGALGAKVWGSLCHQDLGTDAFIRRSYRTHHIPPALPQPLPPGCRCSPPGLCHSSPQPPAPCQRIMEQFGLEGAIKTTLFQPPCHGQGQLPLDMKCPVK; this comes from the exons ATGTGCctcctctgtgcctcagtttcccctgtCACAACACAGGCTTGTGCCCCGATTCCTCGCAGGTGCCTCGGGAGTCCTGCAG CCCGGCTGCCCTATGTGCCCCACATACCCCccatggcactgctgggcaAGGTCACTGCCACCACCTTCGCGCTGGagaggccctgctgcgtcttcGACGGCCACGCCGATGCCTCCGACGCCGTTTGGCTGGTGGTGGCTTTTGCCAACG CATCAGCCTCCTTCAGAAACCCCCGGTCCCGGGCTGACGTGCCCCCGTACAAGCAGCTGCCCACTGCCCACTCCTACATGACGCTGGAGACGGCGGCGGCCGCGTATTCGTGCTCGGCACCGAGCTCGCCCGTCCTGCGGGTCGGGGATGACACGGCGTGCAGGGACCAGGGCAGACAGGACCCCTGCAATGGGCCCCTGCCCTCCCCGGGACCCTACAG GGTGAAGTTCCTGCTGATGGGCTGCCGCGGCCCCAAGGCGGAGACGCGGTGGTCGGAGCCCATCCTCCTGCGCAGAG CTGTCAGCCCGGGCACCATTGACCCTGCGCCCACTCGCCGTGGCAGTGATGTGGTGGTCATCGCCTCCATCCTGGCCAGCCTGGGGGCTGTGCTCGCCACCGCCGTGCTCGGAGCCCTGGG AGCCAAGGTGTGGGGCTCCCTGTGCCACCAGGATTTGGGGACCGATGCCTTCATCCGCAGATCCTACCGGACCCACCACATCCCTCcggccctgccccagcccctgccccctgGCTGCAGGTGTAGCccccctgggctgtgccactCTTCCCCCCAACCCCCTGCTCCTtgtcagagaatcatggaacagtttgggttggaaggggccatAAAGACCACCTTGtttcaacccccctgccatgggcagggacaacttccactagacATGAAGTGTCCTGTCAAGTAA
- the LOC125336299 gene encoding uroplakin-3b-like protein 1 isoform X1 → MFPLLLLLVPAAHAIAKLSYKPALTQNPRLEGTTTASTFVLDQPRCIFGSYDTSDIWLVVALDKAAFTFNNTAAPGTNETAFQRFPKSVSAYMTLNATLANYPCPKPAEDITVLRVGSETSCARDETRPTCNGPLPGPGPYRVKFLALQGSEPVAETDWSAPIMLRTAKPASSISTTDSRHNAGMIAITTILSILFAILLAGLVAMLVFCSDSCGDSSSFSKPESVTVRRYNTHHVYDQPAARL, encoded by the exons ATGTTCccgctgctcctcctgctcgtGCCCGCGGCCCACGCCATAG CCAAGCTGTCGTACAAGCCAGCTCTGACCCAGAACCCCCGGCTGGAGGGGACGACGACCGCCTCCACCTTCGTGCTGGACCAGCCCCGCTGCATCTTCGGCAGTTACGACACCTCCGACATCTGGCTGGTGGTGGCCCTGGACAAGG CCGCATTCACCTTCAACAACACCGCGGCGCCGGGGACTAACGAGACCGCATTCCAGCGCTTCCCTAAGTCCGTCTCTGCCTACATGACCCTCAATGCCACCCTGGCCAACTACCCCTGCCCCAAACCCGCCGAGGACATCACGGTGCTGCGCGTCGGCAGCGAGACCAGCTGCGCCCGGGATGAGACGAGACCCACCTGCAACGgccccctgcccggccccgggccGTACCG ggTGAAGTTCCTCGCCCTACAGGGCTCTGAGCCCGTGGCTGAAACAGACTGGTCGGCGCCCATCATGCTGAGGACAG CCAAGCCAGCCAGCAGCATCTCCACGACGGACAGCAGGCACAACGCCGGCATGATCGCCATCACCACCATCCTCTCCATCCTCTTCGCCATCCTCCTGGCCGGACTAGTGGCCATGCTCGTCTTCTG ctcgGACTCGTGCGGCGacagcagctccttcagcaaGCCGGAGTCGGTGACGGTGCGGCGGTACAACACCCACCACGTCTATGACCAGCCGGCCGCCCGGCTCTga
- the LOC125336299 gene encoding uroplakin-3b-like protein 1 isoform X2, with product MFPLLLLLVPAAHAIAKLSYKPALTQNPRLEGTTTASTFVLDQPRCIFGSYDTSDIWLVVALDKAAFTFNNTAAPGTNETAFQRFPKSVSAYMTLNATLANYPCPKPAEDITVLRVGSETSCARDETRPTCNGPLPGPGPYRVKFLALQGSEPVAETDWSAPIMLRTAKPASSISTTDSRHNAGMIAITTILSILFAILLAGLVAMLVFWRRAKGSITFTPQPGHSALTGCPCAAGEGC from the exons ATGTTCccgctgctcctcctgctcgtGCCCGCGGCCCACGCCATAG CCAAGCTGTCGTACAAGCCAGCTCTGACCCAGAACCCCCGGCTGGAGGGGACGACGACCGCCTCCACCTTCGTGCTGGACCAGCCCCGCTGCATCTTCGGCAGTTACGACACCTCCGACATCTGGCTGGTGGTGGCCCTGGACAAGG CCGCATTCACCTTCAACAACACCGCGGCGCCGGGGACTAACGAGACCGCATTCCAGCGCTTCCCTAAGTCCGTCTCTGCCTACATGACCCTCAATGCCACCCTGGCCAACTACCCCTGCCCCAAACCCGCCGAGGACATCACGGTGCTGCGCGTCGGCAGCGAGACCAGCTGCGCCCGGGATGAGACGAGACCCACCTGCAACGgccccctgcccggccccgggccGTACCG ggTGAAGTTCCTCGCCCTACAGGGCTCTGAGCCCGTGGCTGAAACAGACTGGTCGGCGCCCATCATGCTGAGGACAG CCAAGCCAGCCAGCAGCATCTCCACGACGGACAGCAGGCACAACGCCGGCATGATCGCCATCACCACCATCCTCTCCATCCTCTTCGCCATCCTCCTGGCCGGACTAGTGGCCATGCTCGTCTTCTG GCGCCGCGCCAAGGGCAGCATCACGTTCACCCCCCAGCCCGGTCACAGCGCCCTTACGGGCTGTCCTTGTGCCGCCGGGGAGGGGTGTTAG
- the LOC125336419 gene encoding ras GTPase-activating protein 4-like: protein MARRSALSIRIVEGRNLPAKDIMGSSDPYCIVKIDDEAIIRTATVWKTLSPFWGEEYEVQLQPGFHSISIYVMDEDALSRDDVIGKVCITRDMLAEHPKGYSGWMSLSEVDPDEEVQGEIHLRVEVLGSQGSRRLRCSVLEARDLARKDRNGASDPFVRLRYNGKTQESTVVKKSCYPRWNETFEFELAEPAGEKLCVEVWDWDLVGRNDFLGKVVFSVQGLEAAGQEEGWFRLWPDKSKPIEDECQGSLGSLQLQVKLRDETVLPSHCYQPLVQLLCQEVKSGRQDGQVHLVTLLDETTTAECRQEVAINLVKLFLGQGLVKEFLDLLFELELAKPCEPNTLFRSNSLASKSMESFLKVTGMPYLHFVLGPTITRVFEEKKYVELDPSKVEIKDVGCSGLHRVQTEGEVIEQGRQHLQSYLGELLDAIVRSAPACPPVIRAAFRQLFQRVGERFPQHQHAKFVAVTSFLCLRFFSPAVMTPKLFQLRDTHADARTSRTLLLLAKAIQLVGNMEPAAGRAKEPWLSPLLPALQQGTARMRDFITRLVGTEEEQGEEEGEGRPLGPPPAVVKEGLLLVPKTRGKGPLLAAAAGKKLHFCLTGEALSFGKSPSTERIGAIALGDILAAEKVEEKSFGSSHVMQVLYMGTGGQQETAYLQCKCVNELNQWLSALRKVCGNNPRVLRSYHPGVFRGDKWSCCHQRDRTGLGCDRTRHGVTLQDWSDPLDPTVEAQRLFQHLQGLRGTLREKYWELLEPEDAQNGPRGEDAALPEGLSQLFAVLGDLESCHRRAQPPAPAAPALLQLQT, encoded by the exons ATGGCCCGGCGCAGCGCCCTCTCCATCCGCATCGTGGAGGGCAGGAacctgcccgccaaggacat CATGGGGAGCAGTGACCCGTACTGCATCGTGAAGATCGACGATGAGGCCATCATCAG GACTGCCACGGTGTGGAAGACGCTGTCCCCGTTCTGGGGGGAGGAGTACGAGGTGCAGCTCCAGCCCGGTTTCCACAGCATCTCCATCTACGTCATGGATGAGGATGCACTCAG ccGTGATGACGTTATTGGGAAGGTCTGCATCACCCGGGACATGCTGGCAGAGCACCCCAAGG GATACAGCGGCTGGATGAGCCTCAGTGAGGTGGACCCTGACGAGGAGGTGCAGGGGGAGATCCACCTGCGGGTGGAGGTCCTGGGTAGCCAGGGCAGCCGGCGGCTGCGCTGCTCCGTGCTGGAGGCCAG GGATTTGGCCAGGAAGGACAGGAATGGTGCCTCCGACCCCTTTGTCCGCCTGCGCTACAACGGGAAGACACAGGAGAGCACC GTGGTGAAGAAATCCTGTTACCCACGCTGGAACGAGACCTTCGAGTTCGAGCTGGCCGAGCCCGCCGGGGAGAAGCTCTGCGTGGAGGTGTGGGACTGGGACCTCGTCGGCAGGAATGACTTCCTGGGCAAG GTGGTGTTCAGCGTccaggggctggaggcagccgggcaggaggaggggtggTTCAGGCTGTGGCCGGACAAGTCCAAGCCGATAGAGGACGA GTGCCAAGGCAGCCTGGGCTcgctgcagctgcaggtgaaGCTTCGGGACGAGACGGTGCTTCCCTCCCACTGCTAccagcccctggtgcagctcctgtgccaggaGGTGAAGTCAGGGCGCCAG GATGGCCAAGTGCACCTGGTCACCCTCCTGGACGAAACCACCACGGCCGAGTGCCGGCAGGAGGTCGCCATCAACTTGGTCAAACTCTTCCTGGGCCAAGGGCTGGTCAAGGAGTTCCTGGACTTGCTCTTTGAGCTGGAGCTGGCCAAGCCCT GTGAGCCCAACACTTTGTTCCGGAGCAACTCTCTGGCCTCGAAGTCGATGGAGTCCTTCCTCAAG GTGACAGGGATGCCATACCTGCACTTTGTCCTGGGACCCACCATCACCCGCGTGTTCGAGGAGAAGAAATACGTGGAGCTGGACCCCAGCAAGGTGGAGATCAAAGATGTCGG GTGCTCGGGGCTGCACCGGGTGCAGACGGAGGGCGAGGTGATCGAGCAGGGCCGCCAGCACCTCCAGTCCTACCTGGGCGAGCTCCTGGACGCCATCGTCAGGTCGGCCCCGGCGTGTCCCCCCGTGATCCGCGCCGCGTTCCGGCAGCTCTTCCAGCGCGTCGGGGAGCGCTTCCCGCAGCACCAG CACGCCAAATTTGTGGCTGTCACCAGCTTCCTCTGCCTGCGCTTCTTCTCGCCGGCCGTGATGACCCCCAAGCTGTTCCAGCTGCGGGACACCCACGCGGACGCGCGGACCAGCCgcacgctgctgctgctggccaag GCCATCCAGCTGGTCGGGAACATGGAGCCGGCGGCCGGGCGCGCCAAGGAGCCGTGGCTGTCCCCGCTGCTGCCCGCCCTGCAGCAGGGCACCGCCCGCATGAGGGACTTCATCACCCGCCTGGTGGGAacggaggaggagcagggggaggaggagggtgaggGGCGGCCGCTGGGGCCCCCGCCGGCCGTGGTGAAGGAAGGGCTGCTCCTTGTGCCCAAGACCCGGGGCAAGGGGCCGCTGCTCGCTGCTGCCGCCGGCAAGAAACTCCACTTCTGCCTCACCGGGGAGGCCCTCAGCTTCGGCAAGAGCCCCAGTACAGAG CGTATCGGTGCCATCGCCCTGGGCGATATCCTGGCGGCCGAGAAGGTGGAGGAGAAGAGCTTCGGCAGCTCGCACGTCATGCAGGTGCTCTACATGGGCACGGGCGGGCAGCAGGAGACAGCCTACCTGCAGTGCAAG TGTGTCAACGAGCTGAACCAGTGGCTGTCAGCCCTGCGCAAGGTGTGCGGCAACAACCCCCGCGTGCTCCGCTCCTACCACCCCGGCGTCTTCCGTGGGGACaaatggagctgctgccaccagcGGGACAGGACAG GGTTGGGATGCGACCGGACCCGGCACGGCGTCACCCTGCAGGACTGGAGTGACCCCCTGGACCCCACGGTGGAGGCTCAGCGCCTcttccagcacctccagggcctCCGGGGGACCCTCAG ggAAAAgtactgggagctgctggagcccgAGGATGCCCAGAACGGCCCTCGGGGTGAAG ATGCTGCCCTGCCCGAGGGGCTGAGCCAGCTTTTCGCGGTGCTGGGGGACCTGGAGAGTTGTCACCGCCGggcgcagcccccggcccccgcggccccggccctgctgcagctgcagacgTGA
- the LOC125336431 gene encoding DNA-directed RNA polymerase II subunit RPB11-a, translating into MNAPPAFESFLLFEGEKKITINKDTKVPNACLFTINKEDHTLGNIIKSQLLKDPQVLFAGYKVPHPLEHKIIIRVQTTPDYSPQEAFTNAITDLISELSLLEERFRVAIKDKQEGIE; encoded by the exons ATGAACGCGCCTCCGGCCTTCGAGTCTTTCCTGCTCTTCGAGGGCGAGAAAAA GATCACCATCAACAAGGACACGAAGGTGCCCAACGCCTGCTTGTTCACCATCAACAAGGAGGACCACACGCTGGGGAACATCATCAAGTC GCAGTTGCTCAAAGATCCGCAGGTGTTGTTTGCAGGGTATAAGGTCCCACACCCTCTGGAACATAAAATTATCATCCGTGTCCAAACCACCCCTGACTACAGCCCCCAGGAGGCTTTCACCAATGCCATCACGGACCTGATCAGTGAACTCTCCCTCCTGGAAGAGAGGTTCAGG GTTGCTATTAAGGACAAACAAGAAGGAATTGAGTAA
- the LRWD1 gene encoding leucine-rich repeat and WD repeat-containing protein 1 isoform X1 yields the protein MSKITTELLLERAVPRSTRLRKIETLNLSKLQLKTGDLDPRLFSRLRHLQKLDLSDNLLDKFPNSLTLPDLRVLNCNNNKLEDVTALKQFPLLEELTYENNVYLTLNDDYKVMFLLQNLRLLNGKDITKLANHVRRVNSRKLTSKVTAHWEKFFRDQLPEKYTAEQVKSIKKKFLKSVQTNVVYGPSSLSEFTRWRVKMIAEEFLAYSLGLELNSDTETEEKMDENEEESTESPREAAEDVAQVTVTPSKRKRNHSKSSPGNKRSKSQASTKEEAAVNPRKSSHVEDDPAPDKPRTSNQPAKEATPEQGAEGTQKNGEQFPKGQSNRRSSQMTGEQKSQEQDNGVVTLTPVKNSKRKEDVSAEPLHFLQCHSKGNSREDFKTQLWSCVFEPVLDSGARKDPIVSSSRTVATCGGESVCLIDCETGTVLKKYKVATEEFFSVAWTTLTMVISDNRKKAHNILAAAGRRGIVKLIHVAADFCYGEIKAHKKPIATVCFSPTQETHLFTASYDKRIALWDIGIPDCDYNFKASQLLVLETASIPLRIALVPTCPEQYLLAGCEDGCFAWNIKLDKGQKSRPFEAIFQFPDDESMTTSHRVDGLAFLNDDVVVSKSSKPGCIYLWSWSRSFDAKEKGCQRTMSAVILAELEWSTTDMSYLTLSTCPAKEYVFCGDEKGSVWMYNLSSYTTAWGSAKGKRSERRISPTQILKWPELRVNGEQPPEILVNNVVADPAFTYLVVLTSVNITAIWKKS from the exons ATGTCCAAAATTACTACAGAACTTCTTTTGGAAAGGGCAGTTCCAAGATCTACGAGGCTTCGAAAGATCGAGACTCTGAA cctgTCCAAGCTGCAGTTGAAGACTGGAGACTTAGACCCACGTTTGTTTTCCCGCCTGAGGCACCTGCAGAAACTTGATCTCTCTGATAATTTACTGGACAAATTCCCCAACAGCCTAACCCTGCCCGATCTACGTGTCCTGAACTGCAACAATAACAAGCTGGAAGATGTAACTGCTCTGAAACAGTTCCCTCTGCTTGAGGAGCTGACCTACGAGAACAATGTGTACTTGACA CTCAATGATGACTATAAAGTAATGTTTCTTTTGCAAAATCTTCGTCTGCTCAATGGCAAGGACATAACCAAACTGGCCAACCATGTGAGGCGTGTCAACAGCCGTAAGCTTACCAGCAAG GTTACTGCTCACTGGGAAAAATTCTTCCGTGACCAACTCCCTGAGAAATACACAGCTGAGCAGGTGAAGTCCATCAAGAAGAAGTTCCTGAAGTCAGTACAGACCAATGTGGTGTATGGACCCAGCTCACTCAGCGAGTTCACCCGCTGGCGG GTGAAAATGATTGCAGAAGAGTTTCTGGCATACTCACTAGGTCTGGAGTTAAACTCCGATactgaaacagaggaaaagatgGATGAGAATGaggaagaaagcacagaaagccccagggaagctgcagaggaTGTGGCTCAG GTCACAGTAACacccagcaagaggaaaagaaatcattCAAAATCAAGCCCTGGAAACAAGAGGTCCAAGTCCCAGGCAAGCACCAAGGAGGAGGCTGCAGTTAATCCCAGAAAATCCAGTCATGTGGAGGATGACCCAGCTCCTGACAAACCGAGAACGTCGAACCAACCAGCCAAGGAGGCAACCCCtgagcagggagctgaaggGACACAGAAGAATGGAGAGCAGTTTCCCAAGGGGCAAAGCAACAGAAGATCCAGCCAGATGACAGGGGAACAGAAAAGCCAGGAGCAGGACAACGGCGTGGTTACCTTGACCCCAGTGAAGAATTCCAAGCGCAAG GAGGATGTCAGTGCAGAGCCAttgcattttcttcagtgtcACAGTAAAGGCAACAGCCGCGAGGATTTTAAAACGCAGCTCTGGTCCTGTGTCTTCGAGCCAGTGCTAGACTCTGGAGCCAGGAAAG atCCCATTGTGAGCTCCTCCAGAACTGTGGCAACCTGTGGAGGGGAATCTGTCTGTCTGATTGATTGTGAGACAGGGACGGTGCTGAAAAAGTATAAGGTGGCTACAGAG GAGTTCTTCAGCGTTGCATGGACAACCCTGACGATGGTAATCAGCGACAACCGCAAGAAAGCTCACAACATcttggcagctgcagggaggagagggattGTCAAACTGATCCATGTGGCAGCCGACTTCTGCTACGGAGAGATAAAGGCTCACAAAAAGCCCATTGCTACTGTCTGCTTCAGCCCAACCCAGGAGACCCACCTGTTCA CTGCATCCTATGACAAGCGAATTGCACTCTGGGATATTGGGATTCCAGACTGTGACTACAATTTCAAAGCAAG ccagctgctggtgctggaaaCAGCCTCTATCCCCCTCCGGATTGCCCTGGTCCCCACCTGCCCAGAGCAGTACCTGCTGGCAGGCTGTGAAGATGGCTGCTTTGCCTGGAATATAAAACTGGATAAGGGACAAAAAAGCAG GCCTTTTGAAGCCATATTCCAGTTTCCTGATGATGAAAGCATGACAACATCTCACAGGGTTGATGGTTTGGCTTTTCTCAATGATGATGTCGTTG TTTCCAAGAGCTCCAAACCAGGATGCATATACttgtggagctggagcaggtCTTTTGATGCCAAGGAAAAAGGATGCCAGCGGACAATGTCTGCAGTTATTCTGGCTGAGCTGGAGTGGTCCACGACAGACATGTCCTACCTGACACTCAGCACCTGCCCAG CAAAAGAGTACGTGTTCTGTGGGGATGAGAAGGGCAGTGTGTGGATGTACAACCTCTCCAGCTACACCACAGCCTGGGGTTCTGCCAAGGGAAAGCGCTCGGAGCGGAGGATCTCTCCCACACAG ATCCTCAAGTGGCCGGAGCTGCGGGTGAACGGGGAGCAGCCTCCTGAAATCCTGGTGAACAACGTGGTAGCAGACCCTGCCTTCACCTACCTTGTTGTGCTGACAAGTGTGAACATAACAGCGATCTGGAAGAAGTCATAG
- the LRWD1 gene encoding leucine-rich repeat and WD repeat-containing protein 1 isoform X2 codes for MFLLQNLRLLNGKDITKLANHVRRVNSRKLTSKVTAHWEKFFRDQLPEKYTAEQVKSIKKKFLKSVQTNVVYGPSSLSEFTRWRVKMIAEEFLAYSLGLELNSDTETEEKMDENEEESTESPREAAEDVAQVTVTPSKRKRNHSKSSPGNKRSKSQASTKEEAAVNPRKSSHVEDDPAPDKPRTSNQPAKEATPEQGAEGTQKNGEQFPKGQSNRRSSQMTGEQKSQEQDNGVVTLTPVKNSKRKEDVSAEPLHFLQCHSKGNSREDFKTQLWSCVFEPVLDSGARKDPIVSSSRTVATCGGESVCLIDCETGTVLKKYKVATEEFFSVAWTTLTMVISDNRKKAHNILAAAGRRGIVKLIHVAADFCYGEIKAHKKPIATVCFSPTQETHLFTASYDKRIALWDIGIPDCDYNFKASQLLVLETASIPLRIALVPTCPEQYLLAGCEDGCFAWNIKLDKGQKSRPFEAIFQFPDDESMTTSHRVDGLAFLNDDVVVSKSSKPGCIYLWSWSRSFDAKEKGCQRTMSAVILAELEWSTTDMSYLTLSTCPAKEYVFCGDEKGSVWMYNLSSYTTAWGSAKGKRSERRISPTQILKWPELRVNGEQPPEILVNNVVADPAFTYLVVLTSVNITAIWKKS; via the exons ATGTTTCTTTTGCAAAATCTTCGTCTGCTCAATGGCAAGGACATAACCAAACTGGCCAACCATGTGAGGCGTGTCAACAGCCGTAAGCTTACCAGCAAG GTTACTGCTCACTGGGAAAAATTCTTCCGTGACCAACTCCCTGAGAAATACACAGCTGAGCAGGTGAAGTCCATCAAGAAGAAGTTCCTGAAGTCAGTACAGACCAATGTGGTGTATGGACCCAGCTCACTCAGCGAGTTCACCCGCTGGCGG GTGAAAATGATTGCAGAAGAGTTTCTGGCATACTCACTAGGTCTGGAGTTAAACTCCGATactgaaacagaggaaaagatgGATGAGAATGaggaagaaagcacagaaagccccagggaagctgcagaggaTGTGGCTCAG GTCACAGTAACacccagcaagaggaaaagaaatcattCAAAATCAAGCCCTGGAAACAAGAGGTCCAAGTCCCAGGCAAGCACCAAGGAGGAGGCTGCAGTTAATCCCAGAAAATCCAGTCATGTGGAGGATGACCCAGCTCCTGACAAACCGAGAACGTCGAACCAACCAGCCAAGGAGGCAACCCCtgagcagggagctgaaggGACACAGAAGAATGGAGAGCAGTTTCCCAAGGGGCAAAGCAACAGAAGATCCAGCCAGATGACAGGGGAACAGAAAAGCCAGGAGCAGGACAACGGCGTGGTTACCTTGACCCCAGTGAAGAATTCCAAGCGCAAG GAGGATGTCAGTGCAGAGCCAttgcattttcttcagtgtcACAGTAAAGGCAACAGCCGCGAGGATTTTAAAACGCAGCTCTGGTCCTGTGTCTTCGAGCCAGTGCTAGACTCTGGAGCCAGGAAAG atCCCATTGTGAGCTCCTCCAGAACTGTGGCAACCTGTGGAGGGGAATCTGTCTGTCTGATTGATTGTGAGACAGGGACGGTGCTGAAAAAGTATAAGGTGGCTACAGAG GAGTTCTTCAGCGTTGCATGGACAACCCTGACGATGGTAATCAGCGACAACCGCAAGAAAGCTCACAACATcttggcagctgcagggaggagagggattGTCAAACTGATCCATGTGGCAGCCGACTTCTGCTACGGAGAGATAAAGGCTCACAAAAAGCCCATTGCTACTGTCTGCTTCAGCCCAACCCAGGAGACCCACCTGTTCA CTGCATCCTATGACAAGCGAATTGCACTCTGGGATATTGGGATTCCAGACTGTGACTACAATTTCAAAGCAAG ccagctgctggtgctggaaaCAGCCTCTATCCCCCTCCGGATTGCCCTGGTCCCCACCTGCCCAGAGCAGTACCTGCTGGCAGGCTGTGAAGATGGCTGCTTTGCCTGGAATATAAAACTGGATAAGGGACAAAAAAGCAG GCCTTTTGAAGCCATATTCCAGTTTCCTGATGATGAAAGCATGACAACATCTCACAGGGTTGATGGTTTGGCTTTTCTCAATGATGATGTCGTTG TTTCCAAGAGCTCCAAACCAGGATGCATATACttgtggagctggagcaggtCTTTTGATGCCAAGGAAAAAGGATGCCAGCGGACAATGTCTGCAGTTATTCTGGCTGAGCTGGAGTGGTCCACGACAGACATGTCCTACCTGACACTCAGCACCTGCCCAG CAAAAGAGTACGTGTTCTGTGGGGATGAGAAGGGCAGTGTGTGGATGTACAACCTCTCCAGCTACACCACAGCCTGGGGTTCTGCCAAGGGAAAGCGCTCGGAGCGGAGGATCTCTCCCACACAG ATCCTCAAGTGGCCGGAGCTGCGGGTGAACGGGGAGCAGCCTCCTGAAATCCTGGTGAACAACGTGGTAGCAGACCCTGCCTTCACCTACCTTGTTGTGCTGACAAGTGTGAACATAACAGCGATCTGGAAGAAGTCATAG